A genomic stretch from Telmatocola sphagniphila includes:
- a CDS encoding sulfate/molybdate ABC transporter ATP-binding protein produces the protein MSIAVRNVSKKFGVASVLDRVSFEAKTGTLVALLGPSGSGKTTLLRIIAGLENPDSGNVLYQDDDVTQSSARERNVGFVFQHYALFRHMTVFENVAFGLRVRHWAEPRIKERVFELLKLVRLEDLAGRYPSQLSGGQKQRIALIRALAPQPRVILLDEPFGALDAKVRMELRTWLRRFHDEFHVTSIFVTHDQEEAFEVADQIVVMNQGKIEQTGTPVEVFEHPANAFVMDFLGNVNIFPVRLQDGRAMLGKIEMPLPSMPMDDSEEARVYIRPHELEIDRIRNNNTCLEVKILHINPAGSVVKVRLISEEYGLTVNVDVSPERYAALKLRSSDMVYISPKKARMFAPDYTI, from the coding sequence ATGAGCATTGCGGTTCGAAATGTTTCGAAAAAGTTCGGCGTAGCCTCAGTGTTGGATCGCGTCAGTTTCGAAGCCAAAACGGGCACTCTGGTGGCCCTGCTTGGCCCCTCCGGTTCCGGAAAAACGACTCTTCTACGAATCATTGCGGGTCTGGAAAACCCCGATTCGGGCAATGTCCTCTACCAGGATGACGATGTCACCCAATCGTCGGCCCGGGAACGCAATGTCGGCTTTGTTTTTCAGCATTATGCCCTGTTCCGCCATATGACGGTCTTTGAAAATGTGGCCTTTGGGCTACGGGTTCGACACTGGGCCGAACCGAGAATCAAGGAACGGGTCTTCGAGCTATTGAAACTCGTACGGCTAGAGGATCTGGCAGGCCGATATCCCAGTCAGCTTTCTGGCGGCCAAAAGCAGCGGATTGCCCTGATTCGCGCCCTTGCCCCGCAACCACGGGTGATTTTGCTCGATGAACCGTTCGGCGCTCTGGATGCCAAGGTTCGAATGGAACTCCGGACCTGGTTGCGGCGTTTTCACGATGAATTTCACGTTACGAGTATATTTGTGACGCACGATCAGGAGGAAGCCTTTGAAGTGGCCGACCAGATAGTGGTGATGAATCAGGGAAAAATCGAACAGACCGGCACCCCCGTGGAAGTCTTCGAACATCCGGCCAATGCTTTTGTCATGGATTTTTTGGGAAATGTGAATATTTTTCCGGTACGCTTGCAGGATGGCCGGGCGATGCTGGGCAAAATTGAGATGCCATTGCCTTCCATGCCCATGGATGACTCGGAGGAAGCTCGGGTTTATATTCGTCCGCATGAATTGGAAATCGACCGCATCCGGAACAATAATACCTGTCTGGAAGTCAAGATTCTTCATATAAATCCGGCAGGATCTGTAGTTAAAGTCCGCCTTATCTCCGAGGAGTACGGACTGACGGTGAACGTGGATGTCAGCCCGGAGCGTTACGCCGCTTTAAAGCTGCGATCGAGCGATATGGTTTACATCAGTCCTAAGAAAGCTCGGATGTTCGCACCGGACTATACAATCTGA
- the upp gene encoding uracil phosphoribosyltransferase codes for MPAGLHVSNHPFVRAKVTRLRDRSVSPKEFRELVSSLAELLFVEATHDLATEPITVETPLAVCPGVKIAAQVGIIPILRAGLGMAEPLLHVLPDAIVWHLGLYRDHDTHQPIWYYDKLPKQPNIDIAFIVDPMLATGGSVVAAVDRLKKWGVQRIKFLGLIAAPEGVAALQSAHPDVSIYLAAVDTHLNENRYIVPGLGDAGDRQFGTR; via the coding sequence ATGCCGGCCGGCTTACACGTTTCCAATCATCCCTTTGTCCGGGCCAAAGTTACGAGATTGCGGGATCGTTCGGTATCCCCCAAAGAATTTCGGGAGCTGGTTTCCTCCCTGGCGGAACTGCTGTTCGTGGAGGCGACGCACGATCTGGCGACCGAACCGATTACCGTGGAAACTCCGCTGGCAGTCTGTCCGGGAGTAAAAATCGCGGCCCAGGTCGGCATTATTCCTATCCTGAGAGCCGGATTAGGAATGGCCGAGCCTCTCCTGCACGTGCTTCCGGATGCAATCGTCTGGCATCTGGGCTTATACCGGGATCACGATACTCATCAACCGATCTGGTATTACGATAAGCTCCCGAAGCAGCCGAATATCGATATCGCTTTTATCGTGGATCCGATGCTGGCAACCGGCGGTTCCGTGGTTGCGGCGGTCGATCGGCTCAAGAAGTGGGGAGTTCAACGCATCAAATTCCTCGGTTTGATTGCCGCTCCGGAAGGAGTGGCCGCTCTTCAATCGGCTCATCCGGACGTGTCGATTTACCTGGCAGCCGTCGATACTCACTTGAATGAAAACCGGTATATCGTGCCCGGACTGGGAGACGCGGGCGATCGGCAGTTCGGCACGCGCTGA
- a CDS encoding cytidine deaminase — MSDKTLISAAQKARQYAIAPFSGFRVGAALETSEGKIYTGCNIENATLGLTICAERVALFKALSEGKTSFKRVCVVTDTSQPTPPCGACRQLLWEFGGNLDVLLADLKELKQTHQLGDLFPLAFDGRNLKS; from the coding sequence ATGAGTGATAAAACTCTGATTTCTGCCGCTCAAAAAGCCCGGCAGTACGCCATCGCTCCCTTCTCCGGATTTCGAGTGGGAGCCGCTCTGGAGACGAGCGAAGGCAAGATCTACACCGGTTGCAATATAGAGAATGCCACCCTCGGCCTGACGATTTGTGCCGAACGAGTCGCCTTGTTCAAAGCCCTTTCCGAAGGAAAAACCAGTTTCAAGCGCGTCTGTGTGGTCACCGATACTTCCCAACCGACTCCTCCGTGCGGTGCCTGCCGACAATTGCTTTGGGAATTTGGCGGGAATCTGGATGTTCTTCTCGCCGATCTGAAGGAACTGAAACAGACGCATCAATTGGGCGATCTTTTCCCTCTGGCGTTCGACGGCAGAAATCTCAAATCCTGA
- a CDS encoding thymidine phosphorylase has protein sequence MSNVLAVDVIRSKRDGNSLNTEQIQAFIDAATHESWPDYQLSALLMAIWIRGMTAAEVACLTRCMTNSGKRYDWSDIPGPKVDKHSTGGVGDKTSLILAPLVAACGGIVPMMSGRGLGHTGGTLDKLESIPGFRANLTEPELRESLRTVGIGLIGQTGEVAPADKKLYALRDVTGTVESMPLITASILSKKLAEGIDALVMDVKFGRGAFMQKYSDAKALAQLIVNVGIANNLKTEALLTDMNCPLGATVGNSLEVIECIEILKGKVSSPLTDLSMLLAARMLRITGLAVNEEDAVNRLQRVLSNGQALEKLRQTIEKQGGDPRVIDDYSRFPMASKTTFLKAPQSGYVHAIDAWNIGRGTMILGAGRSRAEDQIDHGVGVRLKKQVGDALQAGDDWLEIIHREDSVPRQALDLFQSALEIFSEPPTQVALIKEIIS, from the coding sequence ATGAGCAATGTTCTCGCCGTGGATGTCATTCGCTCCAAAAGAGATGGTAACAGCCTGAATACGGAGCAAATCCAGGCTTTCATCGATGCGGCCACCCATGAAAGCTGGCCGGATTATCAGCTATCCGCGTTACTCATGGCCATCTGGATTCGAGGGATGACCGCGGCGGAAGTCGCCTGTCTGACGCGCTGCATGACGAATTCCGGGAAGCGCTACGACTGGTCCGATATTCCCGGCCCTAAAGTGGACAAGCATTCGACCGGCGGAGTCGGAGACAAAACCTCTTTGATTCTCGCTCCGCTCGTCGCGGCCTGCGGCGGGATCGTTCCGATGATGTCCGGTCGAGGACTGGGACACACCGGCGGGACGCTGGATAAGCTCGAATCGATCCCCGGTTTCCGGGCGAACCTCACTGAGCCCGAACTTCGCGAGTCCTTGCGCACGGTCGGCATCGGCTTGATCGGCCAGACCGGAGAAGTGGCCCCCGCGGACAAGAAACTTTACGCCCTGCGGGATGTCACCGGAACTGTGGAAAGTATGCCGCTGATCACGGCGTCCATCCTCAGCAAAAAATTAGCGGAAGGCATCGATGCCCTGGTCATGGATGTGAAGTTTGGCCGCGGGGCCTTCATGCAGAAATACTCCGATGCAAAAGCTCTGGCTCAATTGATCGTCAACGTGGGAATCGCTAACAATCTGAAAACCGAGGCCTTATTAACGGATATGAACTGCCCTTTGGGTGCGACGGTTGGCAACTCTCTTGAGGTCATAGAGTGCATTGAAATCCTCAAAGGAAAAGTATCTTCTCCTCTGACAGATCTTTCGATGCTGCTGGCCGCCCGGATGCTCCGGATCACAGGCCTGGCCGTCAATGAGGAAGACGCCGTAAACCGGCTTCAGAGAGTGCTTTCCAATGGGCAGGCTCTCGAGAAATTGCGTCAAACCATCGAAAAACAAGGGGGAGATCCCCGCGTCATCGATGATTATTCCCGATTCCCCATGGCCTCGAAAACCACATTCCTGAAAGCTCCGCAGTCTGGGTACGTTCATGCAATTGATGCTTGGAATATCGGCCGGGGAACCATGATTCTGGGAGCGGGCAGAAGTCGGGCTGAAGATCAAATTGACCATGGTGTCGGCGTCCGACTCAAAAAGCAAGTCGGGGATGCCCTGCAGGCCGGTGATGACTGGCTGGAGATCATCCACCGCGAGGACTCGGTACCCCGGCAAGCTCTGGATCTCTTCCAATCCGCGCTCGAAATCTTCTCCGAGCCGCCGACGCAAGTGGCCTTGATCAAAGAAATCATTTCCTAA
- the purE gene encoding 5-(carboxyamino)imidazole ribonucleotide mutase produces MKPLVGIIMGSQSDWATMSHAAETLQALQIPHEVKIVSAHRTPDLLFEYASQAEQRGLEVIIAGAGGAAHLPGMCAAKTVLPVLGVPVESAVLRGVDSLLSIVQMPAGIPVGTLAIGKAGAINAGLLAAAMLGGKYPEFRKHLAAYRHSQTEKVLANPQPLSVEERK; encoded by the coding sequence ATGAAGCCATTGGTCGGAATCATCATGGGATCCCAGAGTGATTGGGCGACTATGAGCCATGCTGCCGAAACCCTTCAGGCTCTGCAAATTCCTCACGAAGTGAAAATCGTCTCGGCACATCGTACACCGGATCTGCTCTTTGAATACGCTTCGCAGGCCGAGCAGCGCGGGCTGGAAGTGATCATTGCCGGGGCGGGAGGGGCCGCCCATTTGCCCGGTATGTGCGCCGCCAAAACAGTGCTACCGGTCCTCGGAGTTCCCGTGGAATCAGCAGTTTTGCGTGGCGTCGACTCCCTTCTATCTATCGTTCAGATGCCGGCCGGAATTCCGGTGGGAACTCTGGCAATTGGCAAAGCCGGAGCCATCAATGCGGGACTTTTGGCCGCGGCAATGCTCGGGGGCAAGTATCCTGAATTTCGCAAACATCTGGCGGCCTATCGGCATTCTCAGACGGAAAAGGTCCTGGCGAATCCTCAACCCCTGTCCGTTGAGGAACGGAAATGA
- a CDS encoding 5-(carboxyamino)imidazole ribonucleotide synthase, whose translation MRIGILGGGQLARMMSLAAYPLNIQTRIYEPAPESCAAQVTERIQGEYDDFRALFQFIQGCDSVTYEFENVPIETARWINERVPVYPPPEALRVSQDRIIEKTFLQDLGIRTPAFRAINSRADYDRAIQELGFPFVLKTTRFGYDGKGQMVVKSLEDQEKAWILLGGRPLILEQFVPFDSEYSIIAVRDRSLAIRTYDLIENQHREGILRRSVCPSSASETQKRLARKAAAAVMEKLDYVGVLTIEFFGIGEDLWANEMAPRVHNSGHWTINAAVTSQFENHMRAVAGLDLGSTELLKPVRMLNCIGRMPDRQKICADGWTKYHDYGKSSRAGRKVGHLTLMHSDSIAADSLEELFWKEMADSD comes from the coding sequence ATGAGAATCGGTATTCTCGGCGGCGGACAACTGGCTCGCATGATGTCGCTTGCGGCCTATCCTCTAAATATTCAAACGCGAATCTACGAACCTGCCCCAGAGTCCTGTGCGGCCCAGGTGACCGAGCGAATTCAAGGCGAGTACGACGATTTTCGGGCCCTTTTTCAATTCATTCAGGGTTGCGATTCCGTCACATACGAATTTGAAAATGTTCCGATCGAAACCGCACGCTGGATCAACGAGCGGGTTCCGGTCTACCCTCCCCCCGAGGCTCTGCGCGTTTCCCAGGATCGGATTATTGAGAAGACTTTCCTGCAAGATCTGGGCATAAGAACGCCGGCCTTTCGAGCGATCAATTCTCGGGCGGATTACGATCGGGCGATTCAAGAACTCGGCTTTCCCTTTGTGCTGAAAACCACTCGCTTCGGCTATGACGGCAAAGGTCAGATGGTGGTGAAATCTTTGGAGGACCAGGAAAAAGCCTGGATCCTTCTCGGCGGGCGCCCCCTGATTCTGGAACAGTTCGTTCCCTTTGATAGCGAGTATTCGATTATAGCCGTGCGCGATCGATCCCTAGCGATTCGAACTTACGATCTCATCGAAAATCAGCATCGGGAGGGTATTCTCCGACGCTCCGTCTGTCCTTCCTCCGCGAGCGAAACTCAGAAACGCTTAGCCCGGAAAGCGGCCGCAGCCGTTATGGAAAAGTTGGATTATGTGGGCGTGCTGACGATTGAATTTTTTGGCATCGGCGAGGATCTCTGGGCGAATGAAATGGCTCCCCGAGTACACAATTCCGGTCACTGGACGATCAACGCCGCCGTGACTAGCCAATTCGAAAATCACATGCGAGCGGTGGCGGGTTTGGATCTCGGCAGTACAGAACTTTTGAAACCGGTGCGAATGTTGAACTGCATCGGCCGGATGCCCGACCGCCAAAAAATTTGTGCGGATGGCTGGACGAAGTATCACGATTATGGGAAATCGTCTCGCGCCGGACGCAAAGTCGGGCATCTGACTCTAATGCATTCCGATTCGATTGCCGCGGATTCTCTGGAAGAATTGTTCTGGAAAGAAATGGCCGATTCGGACTGA
- a CDS encoding glycosyltransferase 87 family protein gives MPEGAAARFVTGRIVLFLRILISSLLIFASTKIALPTSVMNGEDLVQDYLSARAWIRDGNPYADLVRMRAENGFPPTEPDPVLSNPHPFFAIILVVPISGLHFPTAFLIWKILNCLALGAAWTIAWELFSKNTWKTLFGAGWVGLWAPVWQGLDFGQPTGVLCLLGIFLWKAAKNAKPNQFGILWALACCTRPFFFLTLAAIWGWNRGSRVRCLITAALFGGLIFILGGKDPWSWWRENASASSDYAYLCGTLGNLFSLGSRGGIILYAISFAFLVYFQQRYRNTDCTFCSAWVLLLLTYPLAWYHYDALAIPAVIWLGVRASEFDSRIIFWFLLAYLLGRALPSTSEHFWTMMYVQIFSRISLGIAVIFAVRLSLKHAIKNPPVRGGEKWMESHSKRISCLHP, from the coding sequence ATGCCCGAAGGTGCAGCAGCTCGATTCGTTACAGGCCGAATAGTCCTGTTCCTGAGAATTCTGATCAGTTCACTGTTGATTTTCGCCAGTACCAAAATCGCACTTCCAACTTCAGTAATGAATGGCGAGGATCTCGTACAAGATTATTTGTCCGCAAGAGCGTGGATTCGAGACGGCAACCCCTATGCGGATCTCGTTCGAATGCGGGCGGAAAATGGCTTCCCGCCCACGGAACCCGATCCGGTTTTGAGTAATCCTCATCCGTTTTTTGCCATAATTTTGGTAGTACCGATATCGGGTTTGCATTTTCCAACAGCCTTCCTGATCTGGAAAATCCTAAATTGCCTCGCGCTCGGGGCGGCCTGGACGATCGCCTGGGAATTATTTTCAAAAAATACTTGGAAAACACTTTTCGGAGCGGGGTGGGTAGGGCTTTGGGCACCGGTCTGGCAGGGACTCGATTTTGGTCAGCCCACGGGAGTGCTCTGCTTATTGGGAATCTTTCTCTGGAAAGCGGCGAAAAACGCAAAGCCCAATCAATTCGGAATACTTTGGGCGCTCGCCTGCTGCACACGGCCTTTCTTTTTCCTAACTCTTGCAGCCATATGGGGATGGAATCGCGGGTCTAGAGTTCGGTGCCTAATTACTGCGGCACTTTTCGGTGGCCTCATTTTTATCCTGGGAGGAAAAGATCCCTGGAGCTGGTGGCGGGAAAATGCCTCTGCTTCCTCCGATTACGCCTATCTCTGTGGAACTCTCGGCAATCTTTTCTCGCTGGGATCGCGGGGAGGAATTATTCTCTACGCAATTTCTTTCGCCTTTCTGGTTTATTTTCAGCAGCGCTACCGAAATACGGACTGCACCTTCTGTAGCGCCTGGGTTTTATTGCTTTTGACCTATCCTCTCGCCTGGTATCACTACGATGCTCTGGCGATCCCGGCCGTGATCTGGTTGGGAGTTCGGGCGAGTGAATTCGATTCGCGAATCATTTTCTGGTTCTTGCTGGCGTACCTGCTGGGTCGGGCGCTGCCGTCTACTTCCGAGCATTTCTGGACGATGATGTACGTGCAGATTTTCAGCCGAATTTCTTTGGGAATTGCAGTGATTTTCGCGGTTCGGCTCAGTTTGAAGCATGCAATAAAAAACCCACCCGTGAGGGGTGGGGAGAAGTGGATGGAAAGTCATTCGAAGCGAATCAGCTGCCTGCACCCTTGA
- a CDS encoding Flp family type IVb pilin — MFKSFITFLKREDGPTAVEYAVMLALIIVVCLAAISQLGQNANSSFSNVGSRLKGAGS; from the coding sequence GTGTTTAAAAGTTTTATTACCTTCCTGAAACGGGAAGACGGTCCCACCGCAGTGGAATATGCCGTTATGCTCGCCCTGATTATCGTCGTCTGCCTGGCTGCCATCAGCCAGCTGGGACAAAATGCCAACTCTTCTTTCAGCAACGTCGGTTCCCGCCTCAAGGGTGCAGGCAGCTGA
- a CDS encoding Flp family type IVb pilin, which translates to MKSLKTKLVRFLKKEDGPTAVEYAVMLALIIVVCLAAISQLGQNANSSFSQIAKSIQNTGTTTT; encoded by the coding sequence ATGAAGAGTCTCAAAACGAAACTGGTTCGCTTCCTCAAGAAGGAAGATGGCCCCACGGCGGTGGAATACGCAGTCATGTTGGCGCTGATCATCGTCGTGTGCCTGGCAGCCATCAGCCAGCTCGGTCAAAACGCCAATTCCTCGTTCAGCCAGATTGCCAAGAGCATTCAGAACACCGGCACCACCACCACGTGA
- a CDS encoding Flp family type IVb pilin, translated as MSAIFQPVVQFLKREDGPTAVEYAVMLALIIVVCIAAVTTIGKNANSTFSTVSKNIGPTTT; from the coding sequence ATGAGCGCGATTTTCCAGCCAGTAGTCCAATTTTTAAAACGCGAAGATGGACCGACCGCGGTAGAATATGCTGTCATGTTGGCACTGATCATCGTCGTCTGTATCGCTGCAGTCACGACAATCGGCAAAAACGCTAATAGCACCTTCAGTACTGTCAGCAAAAATATCGGTCCTACCACGACCTGA
- a CDS encoding Flp family type IVb pilin, whose translation MRNLSKKFVTFLKREDGPTAVEYAVMLALIIVVCIAAVTTIGKNANSTFSTISTNIGPATTTT comes from the coding sequence ATGCGCAACCTGAGCAAGAAATTCGTTACCTTCCTCAAGCGTGAAGACGGCCCGACCGCTGTTGAATACGCCGTTATGCTGGCTCTGATCATCGTCGTCTGCATCGCTGCAGTCACCACGATCGGCAAGAACGCTAACAGCACCTTCAGCACGATCTCGACCAACATCGGCCCAGCAACCACCACCACGTGA
- a CDS encoding Flp family type IVb pilin: protein MRNLSKKLVTFLKREDGPTAVEYAVMLALIIVVCIAAVTTIGKNANSTFSTISTNIGPATTTT, encoded by the coding sequence ATGCGCAACCTGAGCAAGAAATTGGTCACCTTCCTGAAGCGTGAAGATGGCCCGACCGCAGTTGAATACGCGGTCATGTTGGCCCTCATCATCGTGGTCTGCATTGCCGCAGTTACCACGATCGGCAAGAACGCTAACAGCACCTTCAGCACGATCTCGACCAACATCGGCCCAGCAACCACCACCACGTGA
- the ilvD gene encoding dihydroxy-acid dehydratase, whose protein sequence is MEAKNNRHSLTTTEGSSRAPNRAMLRAVGFQDSDFKKPIVGVASLFSEITPCNAHLDRLARKACDGIYAAGGVPQIFGAPTASDGIMMGHQGMRYSLVSREVIADSLELVSGGMNHDGLLALGGCDKNMPGCLMAMARLNIPSIFVYGGSILPGVGPEGEDVDIVSIFEAVGKYQAKKIDDKTLHKIECESCPGSGACGGMYTANTMSSAIEAMGMSLPNDASYPAVTAAKDRETFQAGAALVNLIEKNIKPRDIITRKSLENAYTFVLALGGSTNAVLHLMAIAREAQVEWTLADFDRLGAKVPHLGDLKPGGKHVMFDLHRAGGTAQVLKALLEAGLLHGDCITCTGQTLAENLKNIPSIYAKSQKVILPLDKPMHASGHIVILHGNLAEEGAVAKIAGLKKISITGPAKVFDGEEACFEAIQARKIVPGDVVVIRGEGPVGGPGMREMLSITGALMGQGLGDSVGLITDGRFSGGTHGLVVGHVAPEAWTGGNIALVKDGDSITIDAEAKKLHLQISDAELASRRSAWQKPPLRVERGVLAKFARTVHSASEGAITG, encoded by the coding sequence ATGGAAGCCAAAAATAATCGTCACAGCCTGACCACAACCGAAGGATCGAGCCGCGCGCCGAACCGGGCCATGCTTCGAGCCGTCGGTTTTCAGGATTCGGACTTCAAAAAGCCGATTGTTGGGGTCGCTTCGCTCTTCAGCGAAATCACTCCGTGCAATGCCCACCTCGATCGTCTCGCTCGCAAGGCCTGCGACGGCATTTACGCCGCCGGAGGCGTCCCTCAGATCTTTGGAGCTCCCACCGCCTCGGATGGCATCATGATGGGGCATCAGGGAATGCGTTATTCGCTGGTTTCCCGGGAGGTCATCGCCGACAGCCTCGAATTGGTCTCCGGCGGAATGAATCACGATGGGTTGTTGGCTCTGGGCGGTTGCGATAAGAACATGCCAGGCTGCCTGATGGCCATGGCTCGTCTGAACATCCCCAGCATTTTCGTCTACGGCGGGAGCATCCTGCCCGGCGTAGGACCCGAAGGGGAAGACGTCGATATCGTGTCCATTTTCGAAGCAGTCGGTAAATATCAAGCCAAGAAGATTGACGATAAAACGCTGCACAAAATCGAGTGCGAGTCCTGCCCGGGTTCGGGAGCCTGCGGCGGCATGTACACCGCGAATACCATGAGTTCCGCCATCGAAGCGATGGGGATGAGCTTACCCAACGATGCCAGCTATCCCGCTGTGACGGCCGCCAAGGACCGGGAAACCTTCCAGGCGGGCGCGGCCCTGGTCAATCTCATCGAGAAAAACATCAAGCCTCGCGATATCATCACGCGGAAATCCCTGGAAAACGCCTATACTTTCGTCCTCGCGCTAGGGGGTTCCACCAACGCCGTATTGCATCTGATGGCCATAGCTCGGGAAGCTCAGGTCGAATGGACTCTAGCGGATTTCGACCGGCTGGGTGCCAAAGTTCCTCACCTGGGCGATTTGAAGCCCGGCGGCAAGCACGTCATGTTCGATCTTCACCGAGCCGGTGGAACCGCGCAAGTGTTGAAAGCCCTTCTCGAAGCCGGTTTGTTGCACGGAGATTGCATCACCTGCACCGGCCAGACCCTGGCGGAAAATTTGAAAAACATCCCGAGCATTTATGCCAAAAGCCAGAAGGTGATTCTTCCGCTCGATAAGCCGATGCACGCCAGCGGGCATATCGTAATTCTGCATGGAAATCTGGCCGAGGAAGGCGCCGTGGCCAAGATCGCCGGTTTGAAAAAAATCAGTATTACCGGCCCGGCAAAAGTTTTCGACGGCGAGGAAGCCTGCTTCGAAGCGATCCAAGCCCGCAAGATCGTGCCGGGCGATGTGGTCGTCATCCGAGGGGAAGGCCCCGTGGGCGGCCCCGGTATGAGAGAAATGCTCTCCATCACCGGCGCATTGATGGGGCAGGGTTTGGGCGATAGCGTCGGACTGATCACCGATGGTCGATTTTCCGGCGGCACGCATGGCCTGGTAGTAGGACACGTTGCCCCCGAAGCCTGGACCGGGGGAAATATCGCGTTGGTAAAAGACGGGGATTCAATTACAATCGATGCCGAGGCCAAAAAACTGCATCTGCAGATCAGCGATGCCGAACTGGCTTCCCGGAGAAGCGCCTGGCAAAAGCCTCCACTGCGCGTGGAGCGAGGAGTCCTGGCTAAATTTGCCAGAACCGTTCACTCTGCATCCGAAGGTGCGATTACTGGATAA